Below is a genomic region from Paludicola sp. MB14-C6.
TCTATCTTTATGAAGGATTGCTACTTGGGCAAGTTGCCCTTATTGCTACTATTCGCTCATCCAGTATAAACATTAGACGAAATTCACTCTGCCATAGCTATTGCCCATAATCTCACATATTACTAAAATCGGGAACGCCACCAAATCCGCAGCACAAAAACTGATTCATTGTTTTATCGTAGTATTCTGCCTTCCAGTAGTGAGGGTCGTTTACATTTCGGAATACTACTCCTTCAATACTTCTCTGAATGGGCGTCAAAAAAGGCTTTTCCAAAAAGAGCATAATACATCCCGCATAAGGCCAGTCGCCTTTGTAAGTTTCACATATACGATTCCCTGCATTCAATTCCAAAGTGAGTATTTCCTCTAACTTTCCAGTAAATGAGGAGATGATTTTTTCATCATTATTAAGCAAAAGTATTACCTCCTCAAATACACTAAATAGGAATTTTCTTTAGTTGATCTCTGTTATAAACATTAATGCGCAGTTCGTCACTACAGCTAATACTCATATTCTCCACAATAATCAAAACTGTGTCAGTCAACCCGATATATTGTAAATGCTCTTGAAACTGCAATATGTGTCTTTACTTCCTTAACTAACGGAACTTTACAGTTAAGAGAATACTTATTAACTGCATGAGTTATTTTCTCAATAATTTCCTGTGAAGTTGAATTTGCAATATCACTCAATGATTTAAAACCGGATTTACAGTATAAAAACGCCCTTGTGCTTTTTACTCCCGGTAGTAAGTATAGTTCCTTGAAAGCAATAATTTCCTCATCTGTTAATGTTAATCCATCAATCTCCTTAAGCTTTAAATTGTTGATATCATACATAGATAAAAAACATCTGAATAAGTTGATTTCAGTTAGGTTTATCAATCCCGATTGCAACATTACTTCATCAGGTAGCTTCATACATTCTTCTTTTGTAAAGCAATTCTTGCTAATGCACAAATCTATCAGTTTATCCTTAATCAAAATAAGGGGATAGTATCTTTCTAAAACACAATCCCTATTAAGGAGTTCTTTTATAGCTTCAATTCTATAATTAACTTTCATTATGCTCGTCTCCGTATATTTGATTTGGTATTCTGAACAAAATCTAAATAATCTACTATTAAACTTTAAACATTGAATGAACTTACTCTAACTTCGCATTATTAGCTTAATATGAAGCTTTACATGCTTCAAGTTATTGCTATAATGCGTAACTGCATTACTTATTTCGCAAGCCAGGCTCAAATTCATTTTTGCACCATTTAACAAAATTTCCAGAATGGAGCAAATATGTTTTTGCCGTATTCTCTTTCAAATAGCCATTCCGCTCAGCTTCCAAAACTTCTTGCTCATATTGTTCAAATAGTTTTTGAATTGTAATTGTAGTAAAATTTGTTTTCATTAATATTTCTCCAACCTAATAAACATAATGGAAAGTAGAAAGACAGTTCAATCCGTTATAGTTGCCTTAACAATGAAATCATTTAGTACTACTTTTTCATTTTCTAAACTTTTGTCAGTATCACTGAGTAAAGTGGTCAAGTGGCTGATGACATGCTCAATCTGGCTTTGGATATTCTGTACTTGCGTTTGGGATTGATTAATTTTATTTAATACCGCCCAATCTGCAAACAAACCATCAAAAAAATAGTCCGCAAAGCATAGGAATCCATCAATGCTAATCTGCATATCCGTGTGAATCGTCACATCAGTTAGCTCGGTTGTAAAACGGCGCAACTGTACCTGCAAATACTCAACCTGTTCCTGTGCTTCATCCAGATGGCTGTGCTTTGCCATATCCGACAGCAACCCTCCCCCCATCAAATCCCAAGTGCCCCAGCCTTCTGCACTGTCAAGGCTAGATAGAATACTATTGCTGGTCTTAAGCGCTGCCTGACCGGCTCCAAGCGCCTCTCGGATTTCTTTAACCTGTTTCTCAAGGTAGGAGATACGTTCTTCATCTCTAAGGATTTTCTCAGCAGCTTGAGTCCCCATGGATTTAATAGCCTTCAGCTTATCCATCATCGCTTGCGCATATTGCTGCTCACATTCATGCAATTCACGCAGCTCTGCCTCGCAGTATTTAATATCTTCCTCTACCGCTGAAAGTTCACGTGTAACCACATCATACTTAACGCTAGCAGCATAGGCTTCTTCACGCTCTATATCCAACTTTTCCTCTCTCTTGCCAATGACGTTATAGAAGAAAGCGGTTAAACTATGACCTTCCAGACGTTCAACATCGACTTGCTCATCCAATTTGTCTTTTCTAAGGGCATCGACTTTGATGTTCAACGTCTCACGTTGAGTGTATAATTCCTTTAGTTTTGACTCATTGTGCTTTTTTTGTACAACTTGTCTTCGAAAAAACGATATTTTTTCATCATAATATGCCATAACAGGAACTCCTCTCAATTTTATACAACTAATTATTTCTCTTTCATAGCCTATATATGACTTTTTATTGTTAAGAGCGTTCAGCCGTCTATTTAATTAAAATCAACTTGCATGACGAGATTAGAATTAAGAAAGCTATCTATTCACTTTAAACATAATAGGATACTCAATAAAACAATGCCAAGATCTGGTTGGGCTCTTAAAAAACAAATTCTCATCAACAACGATACAATCTATTTCATTCGTTCTATTAAAAATATCAGCACATTTTTTCGAATAGACTGATGATTTTATTAAATTCAGCATCATCTTCACTTATCACTCTATTTGTACCTTTGAGGACCTCCTTTTTAACCATTGTGGCAAGGCGAACCTTCCACCCTTTATCAAGCGATATACCATGAGTTTGAGCAAACGTTTCAATTTGATCGCAGACTGGCGTATCATCGGTCACTACATCATCAAACTCTTCGTCAACTTCTTCTGGCCGTGGTAGAAATCTTGCAATTATACTCGCAATTTTTGATTTAGGGAAAAGATCTTCTATTTCCCCGTTCGGTAAAGCAGTATAATCTGAAACTGATATAATTTTGTCCAAATCAGCGGCGTAAAAGTCTGACTTTAGTTCTGTGGCCATTTTCACTCCTGGCTTGTCACCATCTAATAGCACTGGTGGTTTAATTTCACTGACTCCAGACAGTATTGCAGACGTCGCTTTAACACCCTTAACACCGCCCGTTGGAATAAACACTATTTCTTTCAGGGGCGAAATCTTTCCTTTCGAAATTAATAAATTTTTAAGTGCGGACAGATAGATTTGGTCTGACTCTCCCTCCACTAAGATGGGATTACAATTTATAAGAAGCGTATCTGATACTGACAGGCCCAGCGCTGCATGGGCTGGATATATTGATTGTGGCTGATTTTTTCCTCTCAATCGTTCCGTTGCTCTCAAATCTGGACTTACGACTGTTTTTCCACCTTCATCAATATATACAGATCTCACGCGCTCAAGATGATTCGAATCAACCATAAAGGGAGAATGTGTAGTGTACAACATTTGATTATTGATAGCAAGATTTTCAAAAAACATAAATAAGTCCTTTTGAGCTAATGGATGGAGGGTAACGCCAGGTTCATCCAAGAGTAGTATCGCATTTTGATGATGAAGTTCACTTTCCACCAAGAAAACCAGATAAAAGCTAAAAAACCACTGTAGGCCCGTACTCCTTGATTCAAGTTCAATACGTTCTGGCCTTACTGAATCAGAAACCCAAATTCTAAAGAAATTTCCGTCAGCCTGAAACTCAAATGTATAATTTCCTTGTTTCCACCATTCGTTAAAGGATTTAGTAAAACCTGAAGAGGCTGATGCCAAAAGAATTTCACGTTCTTTTTTCTTATCCGAAATAATTGCAATCTGTTCTTGTGAAAGATTACCATTATCCTCTGTTCCTAGGTTTGTTATTTCTCTTGGATCAAGCTGAACGAACTTAAATAGAGTCTTTAATGTACGCGCCTTAGCAGCCTCTTTAACCCCCAAATCAATTTTTCCTATATTCTGTAATACTTGAGGGAGGTATATTTGAGAGTCAAGATTTCCGTAATTGGAATAATACACATACTTAGGCATATGTATATATACATATGCAACAACATCTTTTGTTTCAGCTAGCGATGGCTTTTTACTTTCAGATGCAATTGCACTAAACTTTTGAATCGCATCAGACATAACTACACATGCTATAGAAGACTTGACATCTTCTTCAAACTTATCCAATTCAGCATAAGCAGCTACTAACGAAGCAGTTGCAATATCTGTGTTATTGAGAATTGTTAATGTCGACTGAATAATGTCAAGAGCCTTTTCTCTCCTATCACTTTCGGCTTTACCAGATGTCTCCTTGGCTGCTTCCAAGGTGACTTTGCATGCCTCTAATATTTCTTTTCCTTTATCAATTTCTGATGATCTACGATCTACTGCAAATGGAAATTCACAATACAGATTCCCATCAAAGTCTTTTGAAACAATAACTTCACAAAGTTCTTCCTCATTATATCTTGAAATTTTTGCAAGATCTTTCTGCTCATTTTGCAAAAGAGAATATTTTGCGTAAATAAATATTGGCTTATGAGTGGCAGATCGATATGTATGATATCTATCCCTTGGTAAATCTGCTTTTAAATCAATTTCGCCCTCATCTGCAGGATTTAATTTCCATAACGGAAGTAAAATGTTCGTTTTCCCTGATTCGTTGGTGCCAATCAAAGCAGTAATTTGCTCGGCATCAACCCAACCACTATCATGCACAGACCTAAATTCAGTAACACGAAAACTTTTTAAGATCATTTTCCATTTCTCCTTTATTGAAATTGTTCTACTTGCGATAATTGTTATGACTTGCTTTTCATTGTAATGTAATCAAATACTGTTTTAATTACGCTGTAAAAATGGGCTATTTTTATATCTAAGAACTTTTGGAAGTTTCCTTTTAGGGCGTACGAATAATTTTGAAAAGATATAATATATAGCAACTATTGTAAATATTTTAATTAATAATTCAATCGGGCTATTCAAGTTATATTTATAAAAATTTATTAATAAGTAAATAATTGTTATAGATGTAGCAGTCAATAATGAAATCACCTGTTTATAAAAGATTGTTCTATTTGTCAAATTTTGAATTTGTAGTTCTTTTTCAAAACCTATAAAATTTCCACTAATTATCGGAATATCTTTGCTGCTATGCAGAATATTAAAGCATAATCCATCTTTCTTATTTAGGTGATCAAATAATATGTAAGCACTTTTTTTATCTTCAGATATATTAATTTGAAAGTTACAATCTTCATTACTAATTTTTAAAATATCTGAACATAAGAGCAAAGAGCCTTTTCCCACCTGCACTTTGAGTAAGTTTGAATTGATAAAATCTTCTTTTCTAATTGCGTCACTTCCACTATTCCATAATGCTATAGACGTCAAGTATAGTTGGTTAATAGGAGTATTTTTATATTTTACTTCAATATCATTAAATGCATTTATATCATCGTATGAAAATACTTTATTGTTTATAAACTGTCCATCAATTTGCTTTTTAAATTTATATTTTTCGGAAAATATCCATGTGATTATTATGGATAATATTATTGATAATACTGAGGACAAAACTGAATCCATTTTTATATAACATCTCCTTGAACTATTACTTTATCAAACTGCTCATTATTGCTAATATTAACTATTGCAATATATAAACATAATGGGAAGGTCAATACATTCCCTCTAAAGAGAGATGGCAAAAACCTTCTTGTTTTTTTGATGTGAAGTGTTCACTTTCACGGCAACCCATGTTTCCAAGTCTGTAAGGTCGTAATGGTCAGTATCATCTACTTCCAACTCTATCCTGAATCCATTTGTTATGGATTCAAAGCAAATATCATTTAATGATATTTGCCTCTTTAGTGGTTCCAGTGTGTCTGCAATTGCAAGGATAAAGCATAGAATATTTTCTTTTGATATTCGACCTTCGCATGTGTGCTTTTTTATCTGATTTTGAGTATCATATCGATCAACATATTCATTAAACGATGTATTCCAAACGTTGTGGACCATTATAGCGTCAGCGGCTTTGGCGTAAGCGTCATAATGCTTATTGGATAAATGTAGTGTTCTATCACTGCATTCATCTTTTATAAGGAAACTCTCACGGCAGTCCGTAGTCCATGTCCGTCTCTTCCAAGATATTTCAAATTGTCTTCTCAACTTGTCATAAAGAAGAAGGCCTCCAATAATCCCATGGTCTATACAGCCTACTCTTCCTTGATAGCACTGAGCCCTTCCTCTTAGATAGAGATCAATCTCTTTTCTGGAAAAGGTCTTAAACTCCCGTTCATGCAGATACTTGATATCCGCAACTTCTTGAATTGCATCGAGACCATCAGACTGTAACATACGAAGCTGCTCACAAGTGCTACTTTTCTCAAAGGCGTAACCAATGTCATGATATAAACATGTCAAAAACCAATAATACTTCAGATTCATGTTCCTTTCATCACTAGGTTCGAGTTTAATTCCAAAGCTTTCGAATAATTTTACTCCGAGAAGAAATGTCGAAATAATATGTGTAGCTCGCGATTTTATGTATCGGCAATTGTCTTCAAGGCGCTGATCTTTAAGACACTGGCTTTTCCCTGCATACTCAAAGTATGATGTAATAAAAGCAAATGCGCTATCATTATTATTCCAAGTACCTTTTATATCGAAGTTCGGATTGGGGTAATATGACCATCTGTTCTTGTCAGATGATAATTCCGTGTATAGGCTTGTTAACGTTTGCACATACATTCCTCCTTAATTACGAACTTAAAAACAACATGATAAATGCTTGTCCATTTAAACATTAAGCGAAGT
It encodes:
- a CDS encoding AAA family ATPase; translation: MILKSFRVTEFRSVHDSGWVDAEQITALIGTNESGKTNILLPLWKLNPADEGEIDLKADLPRDRYHTYRSATHKPIFIYAKYSLLQNEQKDLAKISRYNEEELCEVIVSKDFDGNLYCEFPFAVDRRSSEIDKGKEILEACKVTLEAAKETSGKAESDRREKALDIIQSTLTILNNTDIATASLVAAYAELDKFEEDVKSSIACVVMSDAIQKFSAIASESKKPSLAETKDVVAYVYIHMPKYVYYSNYGNLDSQIYLPQVLQNIGKIDLGVKEAAKARTLKTLFKFVQLDPREITNLGTEDNGNLSQEQIAIISDKKKEREILLASASSGFTKSFNEWWKQGNYTFEFQADGNFFRIWVSDSVRPERIELESRSTGLQWFFSFYLVFLVESELHHQNAILLLDEPGVTLHPLAQKDLFMFFENLAINNQMLYTTHSPFMVDSNHLERVRSVYIDEGGKTVVSPDLRATERLRGKNQPQSIYPAHAALGLSVSDTLLINCNPILVEGESDQIYLSALKNLLISKGKISPLKEIVFIPTGGVKGVKATSAILSGVSEIKPPVLLDGDKPGVKMATELKSDFYAADLDKIISVSDYTALPNGEIEDLFPKSKIASIIARFLPRPEEVDEEFDDVVTDDTPVCDQIETFAQTHGISLDKGWKVRLATMVKKEVLKGTNRVISEDDAEFNKIISLFEKMC